The sequence GACATCGTTGACGACCCTCCAGACCTGACCATGGACCGGTGAAAGCACCGGCTGGCCATAGCAGAGGAAATCGGTGAGCGCGCTGCCTTGATTGATGAAACTTTGCCCGTCGCGGGTGATGATGAAATCCAGGGCGTGACGCCAGGAACCCCGATGGGTATGGGCGCCGGCAACGCCTTGCAGAATGGTCCAGGTGCCCAGGAACGGCACCGCGAGGGGCACGCTCGCCGGACTGCCCACGCGTCCCATGTTGATCCGGGCCCGTTCGTGGGAGCGTTCCGGCAGGTCCGGGAGCAGCAGATTGAAGGCGGTGGTCAGACGCGCATTGCGCACGGCGGCGTAAAGCACCAGCCAGGAGGCCGCCACAAAGGGAACGGAGTAGGGGAGCAGATGCAAAGGAGTGAGGATTCGCCCCAGGGCCAGGGAGAGCCAGGCGGCGATTCCGGCGGTCAAGGCCGCCAGCAGGGCGGTGGACCCGGAGGGTCTGGCGAACAGGCCTCCCACCAGCATGGCCGCCAGGATGGCGTTGGTTCCCCAGGCGGTGCCGGCCAGATGCTCCGGGGCCGCACCCATGGATTGCAACCAGAGTTGGGCCGTGCCATAACCGAGCAGAGCGATGGCCACGTAATAGCGGGAGGCGAGCAGCAGCACCGCCAGCACGCACATTCCGGCCAGGGGTTCGCTGGAGAAGTAGAAATTGCCGAAGGCGCTCAAGAAACGATCGACGGCATCGCCGAAAATGGCCGTGGGGGCCACATAGGGACGCTGTTGAAGCGCGGATAGGCTTCCACCGGCCGCCCCGGTGAGCATGGCCACCAGCGTGAACGGCAGACTGAGTACCGGCATTTGCACCAGGGACCAAGCCAGACGGCCAAGCACCACGGTCAACCAGCCGCTCAACACGCCGCCCATCGCCACCATGCCCGCGGAACCGAAACCGTGGATCCACACATGACCGATGAACAGTCCCACCAGCAGACCGTTGAACACGCAGACCGGTCGTTCCTCCTCGCCAGCCCCGGCGAGTTCTCCCGCATGCCAGGCGATCAGCCCCCCCGCCAATCCGTGGAGACCGCTCCAAGGGTCCAGGAGGGTCATCAGCCCCAGAGGCACGCCGAACCGCCAGGAGGGCAACAGGGAGACCCAGCCGTAACCCCGGGCGGTCTCCTCCGCGAGTTTGAACAGATAGTGACGCCACGTCATGAGGAGGTCATTCCTTTTAGCCCGGATTGACCTTCGGGTGTGTCAGCAGGGCAACCGGCATTTTCATCCTCTCTCCAGCATGTGGACTATTAACGGAAGGTATCGATCCCGGCCATCCCGGAAACGCTGGGAGAGTGCTTGAAAGAGCGCTTTGCAATATTCATGCTACGCCATTTCGGGATGGGCGTAAACAGGGTCCTGCCTCGTCGCAACCAAACGGGCGTTGTGTTTTTTGACTTCAGGTTTGGTTGCTGTGGACCGACATTGATATCGGCTAGAGTTGGATCTTCCGCAAGGATTTTTAAGGGTGGCAGAGTCAAATTGTGCTGTAACGGAGAGGGTATGAACCCAAAGTCGTCACTGCCCGGCGGATCCAGGTCGGATCGTCTCCCGTCCGGTTTTCGGTCCGCGTTGCTGTGTCTGGTTCTGGGGGGGGGTGCCGCGGCCCATGGGGAGGGCGTGCCCGACCTGCTGGAGCGCTCCCGGGCTTGGCTGGAGCAGGGCAAACCGGAATGGGCCCTGTCCAGGTTGAGCGCCGAAGAGGATCAGCGCGCCGGCGAGTCGGCATTCGATCTGCTGCTGGGTTGGGCGCTCATGGCGAGTGGTCGGGACGACGAGGCTGTCTTTGCCCTGGAGCGGGTGCTGATGCTCGACCGTCAACAAAGCCAGGCCCATCTCCAGTTGGCCATGCTCGCCAAACGGCGCGGCGATACGGGACAGGCCAAGGTCCATTTCAATCAGGTCGATGGGGAGCGGTTGTCGCCGACGTTCAAGCCGGAGTGGCAGCATTTGCGTGACACCCTCCTCAAACAACAGGCCGGCCCATCCGGAAGCGTCCAGGGCAGGCAGGGCACGCGTCTGGCAGGCAACCTGCTGTTCGGCATGGGCTATGACACCAATGTCACCAGCGGTCCCCATGCCGAAGCGTTGATCCTGCCAGGGGTTTCGCTCAACATGCCGACCCACTTGGGCCGCTCTTCCCGGCAGGGCAGCACCTTGCTGACCGTGACGGGGAACGGTTCATTCCTGACCCCGCTGACCCTGGACACCTCGGTGGGCGGTACCCTCTCCGTCACCCAGAACGCGTTGCCGCAGCGTCAGGACCTGGATGAGACCACCATCACCGGTA comes from Magnetococcales bacterium and encodes:
- a CDS encoding urea transporter, with product MTWRHYLFKLAEETARGYGWVSLLPSWRFGVPLGLMTLLDPWSGLHGLAGGLIAWHAGELAGAGEEERPVCVFNGLLVGLFIGHVWIHGFGSAGMVAMGGVLSGWLTVVLGRLAWSLVQMPVLSLPFTLVAMLTGAAGGSLSALQQRPYVAPTAIFGDAVDRFLSAFGNFYFSSEPLAGMCVLAVLLLASRYYVAIALLGYGTAQLWLQSMGAAPEHLAGTAWGTNAILAAMLVGGLFARPSGSTALLAALTAGIAAWLSLALGRILTPLHLLPYSVPFVAASWLVLYAAVRNARLTTAFNLLLPDLPERSHERARINMGRVGSPASVPLAVPFLGTWTILQGVAGAHTHRGSWRHALDFIITRDGQSFINQGSALTDFLCYGQPVLSPVHGQVWRVVNDVPDNPPGTVNAAANWGNCVVIRLADGKWVVLAHLIPGSVAVAPGDWLKPGDYLGTCGNSGRSPQPHIHLHVQSGDDPGAPTVPFHLASVLVAEAGGPASYLLAATPNEGAAVSPARTGDIRPFYLLAGRGIRYTVTRDGAPAADWSLHCEVDQSGRLMLVSNAGARCLADSTWATFACHERSGKPDPCFDLWLLACGFTPASDEVDHWREAFTPARLLPGGSAPWSATLFWPWAAFAVSLHRRRWDDAAQAWQQEAEHRQRLFGITIHTSALLVPEFGCTHLEGEAGSVRYVLEAASTFQQADVGVPAWEEPIGGHISLRRLV
- a CDS encoding DUF560 domain-containing protein; translated protein: MNPKSSLPGGSRSDRLPSGFRSALLCLVLGGGAAAHGEGVPDLLERSRAWLEQGKPEWALSRLSAEEDQRAGESAFDLLLGWALMASGRDDEAVFALERVLMLDRQQSQAHLQLAMLAKRRGDTGQAKVHFNQVDGERLSPTFKPEWQHLRDTLLKQQAGPSGSVQGRQGTRLAGNLLFGMGYDTNVTSGPHAEALILPGVSLNMPTHLGRSSRQGSTLLTVTGNGSFLTPLTLDTSVGGTLSVTQNALPQRQDLDETTITGMLGFSHGMAGDTVSLAGFFQDDRVDKNEYRSFWGGATSWSHPLNDRHTWISHAQYLNDDYSLYPSYSMQRVAGGMADEIALDKKGSHVSGGWHVGREWPKDGTAPQVGLRLVGLDLGTKFLLSDTVTAQGVLQYERKDHDARDRYHLQQRNDDLWTMGGSVDWEYARHWHVMPSITHVQNRSNLELYQYDRTIITLALRWDFTHEKQ